The genome window GTCAGCGCGTGAAGGTCGAGCTCAAGGGCCACTCGGCGCGATGAGCGAGACCCGCGACGCGGCCGCATCGCGCGTCGACAATCAGGTCTACATGGTCTTCCCGAATGACCTGAACGCCAACGACACCGTCTTCGGCGGCATGATCATGGCGCAGATGGACCGCATCTGCGCCGTGGTCGCCGACCGGCACGCCGGCGGCGTCTGCGTCACGGCCAGCGTCGACGCCGTGCACTTCATGGCACCGGCCGTGCGCGGCGACGTGCTCGTCTTCCACGCCTGCGTTAACCGCGCCTGGACGACTTCCATGGAGGTCGGCTGCAAGGTCGATGCCGAGCGTGTCGGCGGCGGCGCAAACCGGCACATCCTGTCGGCTTATCTCACTTTCGTCTGCCTCGACGAGGCCGGCAAGCCGCGACCCGTGCCGGCGCTAGAGGTTTCCGATCCAATCGGGGAACGGCGCTACCGCGAGGCGCAGATGCGCCGCGACCTGCGCCTTCAGCACGCCCGCCAGCTGCGCAACCTGCGCGAGGAGACATCGGCATGAGCATTGGCGTTCAGGGCATCCGGCAGATTGCCGTCACCGTCTCGGACATGGATAGGGCGGTGGCCTTCTATGCCGACACCCTCGGCCTGGATC of Algiphilus aromaticivorans DG1253 contains these proteins:
- a CDS encoding acyl-CoA thioesterase is translated as MSETRDAAASRVDNQVYMVFPNDLNANDTVFGGMIMAQMDRICAVVADRHAGGVCVTASVDAVHFMAPAVRGDVLVFHACVNRAWTTSMEVGCKVDAERVGGGANRHILSAYLTFVCLDEAGKPRPVPALEVSDPIGERRYREAQMRRDLRLQHARQLRNLREETSA